CTTGATCACCCGCTACGGGTACGTGGTCCTGATCCAGCCCGTCCGTGAGGAGGAATTCATCGGAGGTGAAGCGGTCCAGGTCAGTATCTTCATGTCTCCCCTGAATGTGCATGTGAACAGGTGGCCGGTGAATGGGACCGTCCGCTTCTTCCGCCACATCCCGGGCGAGTACATCGTTGCGATGGATGAAAAATCGTCGACCAGGAACGAACGTACCCTGATCGGCGTGGAGCATGCCGGTGGCAAGCTCCTGTTCAAACAGATCGCCGGATTCATCGCGCGTCGGATCGTCGCGCCCGTTCAGGTCGGGGACAGCGCCGTTGCCGGACAGCGATTCGGCATGATCAAATTCGGGTCCCGCGTGGACGTCCTCCTGCAGCCCGGTGCCGCCATCAATGTGAAGATCGGCGACAAGACCGTGGCAGGGAAACCGTACTGGCCCGTCTGACACCGAACGGATGAGAGAATGAAAATCACTCGAGCAGTCGTCCCCAGCCTGTTCACTGTGCTGAACATGTTCTGCGGGTTCATGTCCATCATCCATGCGAGCCGGGCGAGTTCATGCCGGCGTCATGGTTCATCGTTCTTGCGGCGGGCTTCGATTCCCTTGACGGCATCATGGCGCGCATCACCAAGAGCTCCTCGCAATTCGGCGTAGAGATCGACTCGCTCTCCGATGTCGTGTCGTTCGGCGCCGCACCGGCATTTCTCGCCTATCAGTTCGCCCTGGTGCAGCTCGGGAACGTCGGTATCTTCCTCAGTTCGCTCCTCATGATCTTTGCGGGCCTGCGCCTCGCCCGCTTCAACGTCCAGCTCGTCGGGTTCGACAAGGATCATTTTGTCGGCCTGCCGGTCCCGGCCAGCGGGATCACGGTGGCATCGTTCGTCCTCAATGTCCAGAATGGCGTCGTCGGTTTCTCCAACACCGGGCTTGCGGTGCTTCCCTGGCTTTCCGTCGTCCTCGCCCTGCTGATGGTCAGCAAGGTCCGCTACGATACGCTCCCGAAGATCTCGAAGAAAGCCATCAAGAAAGAGCCATGGAAATTCGTCTTCGGCGTGCTGGCCGTGATCGTGGTCGTTGTCACGAGCGGCAACGCCATCTTCCCACTGCTGATCGCTTTCATCGTTCTCGGCATGATCCGCTGGGTCGTGACGTTCATCCGGCGCATCGCGAACGGACGTTCGCAGTTCGAAGAAGAAGAGCATGTGGGAGCCATTCACGGATCGAATCCTGACGGGAGGATGCCCCAGTGTTTCGTGCGGTCATACAGATAACACTCCGCCCTCGATCCTCGATCCCCAGGGAAAGCCGTGGCGCATGCGGTCGGGACCCTCGGGGTCAATGGCGTCCGGTCGGTGCGCATGGGCAAACATGTGGAGGTCCTCTTCGACGGGGTGTCGGAAGAAGAAGCCGTCGTGCGACAGAGGAGATGTGCAGGAAATTACTCGCGAATCCGGTGATGGAAGACTACCGGTTCACACTCGAGAAGGCAGGGTGATGCAGTCCCCGGTCCGGTTCGGTATCGTCGTGTTCCCGGTTCCAACTGCGACCACGATGCGTATCATGTCTGTCGCAAGGTGCTGGGACAGGAGGCGGTCTTCCTCTGGCACAAGGACCCCGACCTGAAGGATGTGGATGTGGTGATCCTGCCGGGCGGGTTTTCGTACGGTGACTATCTCCGGTGCGCGGGCGATCGCGCGGTTCTCCCCCGTGATGCGGGAGGTGACGCGGTTCGCCGAGGGCGGCGGACTGGTGCTCGGGATCTGCAACGGGTTCCAGATCCTGGTGGAAGCGGGGCTGTTGCCGGGCGTCCTGTTGCGCAATGCATCGCTCGGTTCGCGTGCAGGAATGTCCAGATCCGTGTCGAGAATCCGTTCACGCCCTTCACGTCCGCCTGCGCGGCGGGCGACGCTCACTATCCCCATCGCCCACGGTGAAGGGAAATTACTTCGCCGATGAAGACACGATCGGCCGGCTCGAAGAGAATGGCCAGGTGGCGTTCCGGTACTGTTCACCGGGAGGAGATCACGGCCGACAGCAACCCGAACGGGTCCCTGGGCAACATCGCCGGGATCGTCAACGAACGGGGGAATGTTCTCGATGATGCCGCATCCCGAACGGGCAGCAGATCCGCTGCTCGGGTTCACGGACGGCCAGAAGGTGTTTGCATCGATCATGAACATGTCCTTTCACGCGTCGCACCCCGGTGCAGGCGGAGGAAGAGGCAGTTGTAACTGGAGAGAAAGGCAGGAGCTAAGACTATGGGCAATCTGGGCACAACCGAGATCATTCTTATCGCGCTGGTGTTCGTCATTTTCTTCGGCGCCAAGAAGATCCCCGAACTCGCACAGGGCCTGGGCAAGGGTATCCGCGAGTTCCGCAAGGCCGCTCGCGAAGTGCAGGAGGATGTCGATACCGATGGCAAGAAGATCGACGCCCGTTCATCGGAATCCAAAGGATAATCGACCGTGCTGTTCGACAACATCGGCGGCTCCGAACTCCTTGTCATCGTGCTCGTGATGTTCCTGTTCTTCGGCCCCAAGAAGCTGCCGGATGGCCGCGAATAACATCGGCAGGGCGATGCGCGAGTTCAAGAATGCCATGCGCGGGCCTCAGGACGATCTGGACAAATCGACCAAGATCGACTGAGTTCCGGCCCCATCCCGCGCCCGGCCACCGGCGCTCCCATTTCCATCCCGGACGTTTCGACCACGTGCATCCCTGGGTTACATACGACAGCACCCTCCGCGCGCTCGAGCGCGGCGAGACGACCTGCGAACAGGTGACGGAAGGGTTCCTTCCGCACCATCGCAGGCGGAACGCGCCTCAATGCTTCCCTCAGCGTGTTCAACGAGAAGGCTCTCGACCCGCGCGGGAGATCGACCGCAAACGTGCCGGATGGCCGCGCAGGCCGTCTTGCCGGCATGGTCATCGCCGTGAAGGACGTCCTGAGCATCCGGAACGAGAAGGCGTGCGCCTCCTGCATCCTGCAGGACTACGTCGCGCCGTATGATGCGACCGTGATCGAACGCCTCCTCGCGGAGGATGCGATCCTGATCGGCAAGACGAACCTCGATGAGTTCGCGATGGGTTCGTCGACTGAGAACTCCGCGTTCGGACCGGTGCTCAATCCGGTGGATGAGACGCGCGTCCCCGGCGGTTCCAGCGGCGGATCCTGTGTCGCCGTCGCCGCGGGCATGGCACACACCGCCCCTCGGCACCGATACCGGCGGTTCGATCCGTCAACCAGCGTCGTTCTGCGGGATCGTCGGACTCAAGCCCACCTATGGGGCGCGTCTCGCGCTATGGCCTCGTGGCACTGTCGTCCTCCTTCGATCAGATCGGGCCGTTCTCCGCGGACGTGGCCGATGCCGCGCGCGTGCTCAGGTGATCGCCGACCACGACGAACGCGACTCGACGTCCGCCGCGGTTCCTGTCCCCGAGTACACCGCGGCCTTACCGGATCCTGCAAAGGATTGAAGATCGGCCTGCCGACAGAAGCCTTCGGTGAAGGGTTGATGCGAATGTCCGCGCGGCCGTGGGGCCGCCATCGGCCGTCTGCGCGACCGCGGGGCGGTCGTCATGCCATGTCGCTCCGGCACGTGCCGTACCACATCTCGACGTACTATATCCTGATGACCGCGCGGAAGCATCGTCGAACCTCGCACGGTAACGACGGCGTCAGGTTCGGGCACCGCAGTGCAGAGGCCCGTGACCTGCATGACGTGTACATCCCGGAGCGAAGGGTTCGGCGCTGAAGTGAAGCGGCGCATCATGCTCGGTACCTATGTGTGCCTCGGCACGGTACATGATGCGTACTACCGCAAAGCGCAGAATGTGCGTCGGCTCATCCAGAAGGACTTCTTCGACGCGTTCGCGTCCGTGGACTCATTGTGATGCCCACGGCCCGACGACGGCGTTCAAGATCGGCGAGAAGGCGGCCGATCCACTCACCATGTATCTGCCGGATATCTATACCGTGTCAGCGAATCTGGCTGGCGTCCCCGCGATCAGCGTCCCCTGTGGGAATGCGGACGGGTTGCCGGTGGGCATGCAGTTCATCGCGTAAACAGTTCGACGAAGCGACCGTGCTGAGCGCCGCGTATGCGCTCGAACAGGCCGCGGCGTAAGACAGCAGTCACCCTGTTCTATCCACATCTTCAGACCCAACACCCATGAGTATTCTGGTCAACAAGTCGACGCGGCTGGTGGTGCAGGCATCACCGGCGGTGAGGGGACCTTTCATACAAAGCAGATGCTGGAGTACGGTACGAACGTCGTTGCTGGGTGACCCCGGCAAGCGGCGGTTCGCGTACCGGGGGACGGGAAGGACCCCGTTCGCACGCGAGGTTCCGGTGTTCCATACGGTCGCCGATGCGTGGCGGCGACGAAGGCCAATACCTCGGTGATCTTTGTCCCGGCGGCGTTCGCCGCGGATGCGATCATCGAAGCGGCTGATGCGGGCATTGGCGTGATCGTGTGCATCACGGAAGGCGTCCCCACACGGGATATGCTGATGGCGTACGATCATGTGATGCGGACCGGTGCGGTGCTGATCGGGCCGAACTGCCCGGGCATCATCTCCCCCGGTCAATGCAAGGTGGGTATCATGCCGGCTTCATCCACAAGAAGGGGAACGTGGGTGTGTTCTCGTAGTGGAACACTGACCTATGAGGCGGTGGGACAGCTCACCGAACGCGGCATTGGCTGGAGTCCCATGCATCGGCATCGGTGGCGATCCGGTGATCGGCACCCGCTTCATCGACGCCCTGAAGCTCTTCAATGATGACCCGGAGACGATCGGTGCTGATCATGATCAGGGAGATCGGCGGTCCCGCGGAGGAAGAGGCGGCGCGTACGTGAAGAAATTCATGAAAGAAGCCTGTGGTCGGCTTCATCGCCGGGCGCACGGCGCCTCCAGGACGCCGCGCTGGGCCACGCGGGCGCGATCATTTCCCGGCGGCAAGGGGACGGCGCAGGAGAAGATGGATGCGATGCGCAAGGCCGGGACTCGCCGTGGTCGAGAGTTCGGCACTGCTGGGGAGACCATGGCGAAGCGCCCTGGGGAAAGAGAGGCGTGAAGAAGGCGGCACCGAAGAGTGCCCCGGGCGCAAGGCGAAGAAGGCGAAGAGCTCCGTGAAGAAGGTCGTCGCGAAGGCCGCAAAGAAGACCGTGCGGAAGAAGAAGTAGTTCACACATTCACCATCATCAGCAGAAGAAGATAC
This DNA window, taken from Ignavibacteriota bacterium, encodes the following:
- the pssA gene encoding CDP-diacylglycerol--serine O-phosphatidyltransferase, with translation MPASWFIVLAAGFDSLDGIMARITKSSSQFGVEIDSLSDVVSFGAAPAFLAYQFALVQLGNVGIFLSSLLMIFAGLRLARFNVQLVGFDKDHFVGLPVPASGITVASFVLNVQNGVVGFSNTGLAVLPWLSVVLALLMVSKVRYDTLPKISKKAIKKEPWKFVFGVLAVIVVVVTSGNAIFPLLIAFIVLGMIRWVVTFIRRIANGRSQFEEEEHVGAIHGSNPDGRMPQCFVRSYR
- a CDS encoding twin-arginine translocase TatA/TatE family subunit, which encodes MLFDNIGGSELLVIVLVMFLFFGPKKLPDGRE
- the tatA gene encoding twin-arginine translocase TatA/TatE family subunit, which codes for MGNLGTTEIILIALVFVIFFGAKKIPELAQGLGKGIREFRKAAREVQEDVDTDGKKIDARSSESKG
- a CDS encoding phosphatidylserine decarboxylase, coding for MITRYGYVVLIQPVREEEFIGGEAVQVSIFMSPLNVHVNRWPVNGTVRFFRHIPGEYIVAMDEKSSTRNERTLIGVEHAGGKLLFKQIAGFIARRIVAPVQVGDSAVAGQRFGMIKFGSRVDVLLQPGAAINVKIGDKTVAGKPYWPV
- a CDS encoding twin-arginine translocase TatA/TatE family subunit, with product MAANNIGRAMREFKNAMRGPQDDLDKSTKID